ctccgctaccacctgCCATAAAAGCTGgtatgcccactagtgggcggtagggaccaggttgactaccactgatatacacaacagaatactgtgggaccatgaaaaatgatatattaccttttgcaacaacatggatttaCCCGAAAACTAtcgtgctaagtgaaatgagccaagcagagaaagaaaagtatcgtatgacctcactcatttgaggaatccaatgaacaatgtgaagtgAGGACCGGAATAGAGgaagaggcaggatcaaagggaccagagggaaaacagacagagagaaaggggatgataggatgaaatcagagaaggaaaagagattggtgaaattatatacacataatacagcattatagagagcagaaaagcaaatttgGATGAAGGGGGAAGGGCTctgggaagaggaggaaatgggatgttgaggggaacatggaggAGGGTGGATGTACTTGGTGaggacattagaatctatgtaaacacaataaaataaaatcaataaaaaaattaaaatgactaacCTAATGACTATTTTGCATCTTGTAGAGTAAGTCTGCTGTGATTATCATGGACAACTTGACAtggttatttacttattttttttaacttaggaaTTCAGGGAGAGCAATGCTAGAGACAACATGTTAGCTCCTATAGAATGCATTATATTTCTGTACACTGTTCCTGGGAGCTGTGTGCTCTGTGCCTGTGGAGAGCTGGAAGTAAGAACAGGGAAGTCCGTGTATTCATTCCTTTCATTATGTAACCCTGGCCAGCTGCCATCACAGCCCTGCCTTGCTTATGatttgtataaattaaaattactagagccttgtcttctatttcggtTGCAgtccagaaaggaaggaaagacagtCAGCTTCACCAGGACTGTGAACAACGATGGACCCCAAACGTAGTCGTTTTGTGAAACTGAATAATGGCCACTTCATGCCAGTGCTTGGATTTGGCACTGGTGCTTCTGTAGATGTAAGTCAAACCCAGGGGAACAGAGGGTTGAATGCAAGCAGCCCTAGAAGGGCCTAGTACACAGTGCGTGATTTGGAAGGACTCTTGTGGCTTCTATATTACCACCTCTGATTTTGTACTAAATGaaatgatgagcctgaccaggcagtggtgcagtagatagagcactgtaCTGAAACACAGAAGATCTAgtttcaaaatcccgaggtctctggcttgagcgggaGCTCATCAGGTTTGTgcggggggtcactggcttgttcggggggtcactggcttgagcgtgggattatagcctcatgggtgctggcttgagctcaaagttaaTTGGCTAGATCAAAGtattactcgctctgctgtagccacctaaggagctgcaacgaagaattgatgcttctcatttctctatgTTTCTGCTTGttggtccctgtctgtctgtctctctcagtctctgtcaaaaatataaaataaatagaatgatgAACTGTTGATTCTGGGGAGTCAGACATGGTAATTTCACAGGTAAATTATCTCTATTATTACCAATATTACTGTTACTTTTTGGTTACTTAATGTACATAGAATGATTACTATTTATTTCAAgtactttacatgcattattttcTTCAGTTCCTCAACAGCTAACCAGGGTAGGTACCATAATTTGTCTTATTTCTCCCTTGTTGAGAATATAAGCTTGGATGCTCTCCTTGGACACATCTGCTTCTTGGTCAGTGTCATTCTGCTCTTTCTGAGAACTGATGGGCCCGGGGCCCAGGAGGAGAGGACAGCTAACTTGATTGCTTCTGAGGGATTGTGGGGCTGGAAGTATTTGCCAGAGAATTTGTCATTAAAATCTGTATTGTACAAGGAGCCACTATTATTCCAAGGGTtagacatgtatttatttatttatttactcacttattttaatttttttagtgatttgagagagggagaagggtgagagagaagcatcaacttgtgttgcatggttgttccatttagttgtatactcattgagtgcttctcacatgttccctgaccaaaGGTTGTACCTGCAGCCTCTGCTATAAAGGctctatgctttatccacagagCAACCTGGCCAGGCCCCCAAGTGTTAGGCATTTAAAAAGGAAACCTGAGAAGGCATAAGTTACAATGTAGACAGAATTGTGCTTCTCATCAGATTTATTATCATCACATCCCCATGGTTGGCTGCAATACACTTCAAGTATCAAACACTGGTCAAGGTTGGGGAGAGGGAGCTTTGGGATTGCATAGGTGAGATTAATTCATAAATGACATAGACCATTTCATCCCATCTTGTAAAGCTATGACAAAATATCAATATCTAATAGCTGTCAGATAGGGCCAGTTGATTTTCAATGACATAATTATCCATGTATCCGCTGTTATAACTTAAGCACAAGTTATGTCTTATAATTGTTACAGTCAACTTTTAGAACTCTTGTTAAAGACAGAGAATAGAACAAAACATCTCATAACCCCCTCACAAGAATAAAAGTATCATGTAAATCTGCTTAGTACAGTACAAAGGTATAAAGGTAAAAAGAAGCTTTTTTCACACTCTcgtcagatttttttcttttttcttttaaataattttatttttttaatggggtgacatcaataaaccgggatacatatattcaaagataacaagtccaggtaatcttgtcgttcaattatgttgcatactcatcacccaaagtcagattgtcctctgtcaccttctatctagttttctttgtgcccctccccctttccctctcccttttccccctccccccgtaaccaccacactcttatcaatgtctcttagtttcacttttatgtcccacccacgtatggaataatgcagttcttggttttttctgatttacttatttcacttcgtataatgttattaagatcccaccattttgctgtaaatgatctgatgtcattatttcttatggctgagtagtattccatagtgtatatatgccacatcttctttatccagtcatctattgataccacctcacacctgttagattagctattatcaacaagacaggtaatagcaaatgttggagaggctgtggagaaaaaggaaccctcatacactgtttttgggaatgtaaagtagtacaaccattatgggagaaagtatggtggttcctcaaaaaactgaaaatagaactaccttatgactcagaaacccctctcctgggtatataccccaaaaactcagaaacattgatacgtaaagacacatgcagccccatgttcattgcagcattgttcacagtggccaggacatggaaacaaccaagatttttttctaattgcaaCTCTCCCGACTCATCAACTATTAACTGTGAGTGTTGGCAAGAGCAAGAAGTATGGTCCAGAGATCCTGAAGATGACTTCTTTTGTTTGGTCAGGTTTGTTTTCTGGGAAACGTGCAAACTCAGTGTCTCAGATTTAGTCAGTTAGGCATCTACCATTAGAAATTGAGGCAGGCTGTGTAAATGTCTGGCTGACTCTGCCCACCGACAGCACCTGTGTGTTGAGGTGAGAAGCAGCAGCCAGTTCTCTGGGCATCTCCTTCGGCCTCCAACCACTCTTGCTTTAGGTTTTCCTGGATTTGGCTCAGGTGTCCTATCTTCTCAGTCATTTCACAGAAGTCCCCATGCTGACCAAGGGACAGCCTCATGGAACCCCATATGTGTAATCAACATGTTGATTTTAGTGAcctcagaagctaaaaaaatattaaagttaataaaCCTGTTTGGTTTGGTGGGCAGAAAAgaacaatatttttgttttcatgtgtATGACTGTCAAAACAATCCAGGtagaatatgtatttattaattactatatCAATTATTAGCCAATTTCACAATCAAGAGTAAACTTCTACTTGATATTAGAATCTATCCTAGTAGGTAGAGAGTTTGCACCGAAGTTATTTCTGCCTCTCTGGCATTTTGACAACTAGATAAAGACATTTGTTGCAAGGTGAAAGGCTACCTAACAATGCTTGACATTACATCTTTAAACGCCAGGGAAAGTGCAGATATTCTGGATGAAGAAAGGTGATATTAGCTGGGGTGTTCTGGGTAGGCCTCAAGGAGGAGGTGAGCTGAGCTTAAGCAAGGCTGATGTCAGACACAGGCATTCTAATGAACGCTGGGATCGGCTTTATTCAAGTAGAAAAGGCTTGCTTCTACTACAGTGTGCTCACAAAAGGTCTGATTTTGATCATGGAGCAGCCTCATGTAACCTGTTTCTCCCCTGACCACCGCCCATAGTGAAACAGAAGGCACAGAGGACTAAAGACAGAAGGACAAAAAATTGCCTGATGTAGAGAGAATGGACTTCAGGCAGAGGGTTTCTAAAGTTTTCCTGTGGAAAAAGgggaattaatttaaaatgtgggacaacattaaaaatattcatgatCCTGTCATTAAACAATCTGTCTATGTATgtatacaacaacaacaacaaaaccaagacTTGCTTCAGTTGAGTCCAAGGCCATTATAATTTTCATTGACCCCTGTTCCAGCCATTCTAGATTTCTATCATGCTCTGTTGGACTAAGCTGCTTGTGTAATGGGATAATCATTACCTCGTTACCACACCAGGTGGTAAATGCTAAACTGTTCTTTCATGGTTATTGCCAGGCATGGAAGCACCAAGAGCTGCCCTAGTGACTTTCCTGAACTCTAGACATGCTTCTCCTACCACCATTTTATAGGGGCCACTCTTCTTCTGAAAAGCAGGATTAATGACCACCATTCATATAGTCATACTTTTTCAAACACAGAGTCTTCTGGCACATGAACTCTGAAGGACTGGGAGAAGCCATGGCGTTGCTTTACTCACAATCTTTCCTGTGTCACCTGAATAAGGGTTTCCCCACTGGAACCAGGTCCCTTAATTTGGAAGATCCTAAAATTGAGCAAATGGGCATCATaaatctcccaagtggaaaactGAGAGTGAAGATGAGAGATTATGCTGGGTGCTATTCTATTCCTGGGCCTGCTGAACAATTCTGTATTGAATGGTTTGTTTGTCCAGGTTGCATGGAGAAATGATTTTCACTAATTCATTTTAGATTAGAGGTTATACTGGAGTTTAATTCATGCCTCAGAGTACAGATTTGTTACCAAGTTTTGCCTCATTAAACAGGGGAACAGGATACATGTAGAAACAGTAGGTGAACACGTTTTTAAGGTAATAAATTGTTTCTCTTTGAGTCAGGCCAACTGCCAACCTTCCTTATTCATGTTACAGGTTCCTAAGAGCACGATTACTGAGGCCACCAAAGTGGCAATTGATGTAGGTTTCCGTCACATCGACTCAGCATACGTCTATGATAACGAGGAGGAGGTCGGCAAGGCTATCCGAGAGAAGATTGCGGATGGCACAGTGAAGAGAGAGGACATATTCTACACCACCAAGGTGCTGTGGGCGATTGTCGAGAAGTCACCGTCAGAGCAGATgcgttattttgaaaaaaaaaagacaaactttggCCTCAGTTTAAATTATGTATTTACCTAAAAACATTGtaaaagtataatatttaaaaacagaaagcagaaaagcaTTGCTCTACTCTGGAATGTGTTAAGGGTGAATGAAACATGATTGCTCAGTCTTTCCAAACAGAGGCCAGCATTCACCTGTAACACATGCACGAATAAAGATACTTACCTTTCTTCCCTGCTGTGAATTGACCAAGCCACTGTAGAGTGGTCCACACCTTCATTCTCCATAAAATTCTCTCAGGACATATCCAAGTGAGGTTGACATATTATCCCAACAGAGGAGCCAGACTAAGAAATACTGTTCCCAAAGCATCACTGCTTTACCAAAGTTTGTAACAATTTCCTTCAGTGGGAAACCCTGCTTCCAACATAAAGATTGCTGAATGGTCCTATGTGTGTCTACGTCACTGATGACTCATTTCCAGAATGTGGACTTTTCAGCTGCCTTGTTTTAAGGCATTTCTTATGTAGGGCAGTAGATTCTACTTCCCCTTGCCTGACATTCCTTGACTCTCCTTTCGTGAGTTTTCTATTCTAACCCCTAAAACAGCTAGGTTGCTTTTCCCGGCCCAGTGAAGTTTCCTTCACAGTATTCTTACAATCACTCAAATAAATCTCAGTGTTCTCATTTATACTAAGAACCTCATTTATACTAAGTAACATAAAGTTAGCCCCAGAACTTATTTTTAGATTACCACTGTCTCTTAACTatgatgttaattttgtttttcaattgtgTGAATCATaaaccattttgtttgtttgtttcttttggttgCTGCAGCTTTGGACTACTTTCTTTCGACCAGAATTGGTTCGACAGGCCCTGGAAAGATCACTGAAGAAACTTCAACTGGACTATGTAGATCTCTTCCTAATGCATTGGCCAATAGCTATGAAGgtcagctttattttttctttctttcttttttgtttttcttacagagacagagagagagtcagagagaggaatagatagggacagacacataggaacaaagaaaggttaggagcttcaatcattagtttttcgttgcaacaccttagttgttcattgattgctttctcatatgtgccttaaccatggggctacagcagaccaagtaaccccttgctcgagccagtgaccttgggtccaagctggtgagatttgctcgaaccagatgagctcgcactcagctagtgaccttggggtctagaactggttcctctgcatcccagtccgaagctctatccactgtgccaccacctagtcaggctgaagATCAGCTTTTGATTTCCTTGTTATGCTCAAGAATATTCATCACTGCTGTTGTACCTTTATTATCTCACTCTACCTAGTTTTGGGGGGATCTTCCTGAAAGTGGTATATGTGAGTGTATTGGATAGATCTGTTAAAAGATTTACGACTCTCCTTGACAGTTGTGTCACCTCACTAtcaagtcattttattcttttcatatggtcttcagaaaaatggaaaatcatTGTCTTACTGCCTTCACTTCAAAGCACTGAGAATACTGCCCTCATGTCTAGGTGATTTGCTTCTGTCTGTAGTCCCTTAGTGATGAGTTACAAAATATAGTAGAGATACAATGGGAAGTCCACACATCTTTAAGGAGAGGGACTCTTGTATATAATCCCTTCTGATCAGTAAAGAGGGAAGCACCTTTGGGTGGACAATATTGCACAACTGGGCTCCTCTGAGCATTGCTGGTTCAGCTTTTCATCACAGTGGACATTTCCTGAGCCCATCTGGTGTGTTCACTGTCTGAATTGGGTTGTCATAAATTGGAACTAAAACACATTCTTACTAGTAAGGGAAAGTTTCATCATGCAAACCAGCCTGTCCttgtgaaaaaaatattgattctgACTCTAGAACTCATTCTTAGTGATGTTTTTTTTTTGCGGGGAGGGGGGGTAAATAGTGGATGTGGTTAGGGGCAAGGTACTTTGCTGTAGTTTCTCAGGTGATTCTAATCTTCCTTTTTCCCATTGTCTTCTCTtacacatttctctttctctctctctctctgcttagtAATAAGAGCCTCTTGAAGGTTGGTGCCTTAGTGCCAAGCTACTTAGGTACCAGAAAGACCATTCTTTCAGAATATCCTTCTTCttcatcctctctcccttctgtatTATAGCCTGGAGAGGAGATTTTACCAATGGATGCAGGTGGGAAGGTTATTTTCGATACTGTGGACTTGCGTGACACATGGGAGGTAAGTTCTGCTACTGCCACCCAAAGGCACTGTGAAAAGGTGGACATCAATCCACAGGTGTCAAACGAAATGGGTTGTGGCCCTATGTGCTGTCTGCCCTCAGACAAGTCAGTGAACTCCTCTgtacctgtgttttcttgcaTAGAGCCAGGGACTAGAAGGGGGTAAGAGCTAAAGTCTATTTTTAATGTCAACTTCTGTGGCTCTAAGAAGGGGTTTCTTTGCCCCACTGATGAGGTTGAGTCTATGAACCCTAAAAGAGGCATCATCAGAAGCAAAAAGAGGAATAATTAGAGCTCTATCCCAAGACAGATAAACACACCAGAGAGGGGGAAGCTGCTGTCTCCTTAGCAGGAAGAGTCTGAAACCTGCCCTTCTACACCCTATGCTATTCACTTGTTTCACCATTCtaagaaaacaaagcagaaaaaccTCTGACCAGTCGAAAACCTAAGAGTTTCTCTTTGCCCTTACCTATGACACCATTTGTTCTGGAACTATTATGTGCATAACAGTAAAATATGCACCACGGATATGGGCAGGCAGCTAAGCTGAACTTAAAATTATCTTAATGTCTATTTATTGCCCTGGGTGTGCATGTCAAAGATTCAAGGACATGAGCTATGTGTACATAGCAATGAAGTACCGTAGAAAATTATATATCCAAGTGATAAAACTATTTGACTCAGCCAAATTGTTTTGTATGTTAAGATAGATTTCCAGTTTTTGAAAAGTTCACGGTCAAATAGCAAAGCTAAACTTCACAAAAGGTTTGCCACACATGTTCTTTCTCCTCAGGCCCTGGAGAAGTGTAAGGATGCAGGTTTAACCAAGTCCATTGGGGTGTCCAATTTCAATCACAAGCAGCTGGAGATGATCCTGAACAAGCCAGGGCTCAAGTACAAGCCCGTCTgcaaccaggtgagcctgtgcccaTGGAAACTTCTTTGCTTTCTGCTCTTCACATCCTCTTTCTTGATGTCAGCTGCATAGATGATTATTCCTTTATTGCAAtaggaaatttcagaaaaagaacaggTGGGTGGAGTGGAAAGATCCTGCCCGCAGTCATTCATAGATGGGTTTGAGCTTCCCAGGAGATATTGAGGTGGAGAGGCTAAGGTGGCAGGCAGTAGTGTTGGTCTGAAGCTCAGACAGGCAATCAGTGCTAGAGGTACATGTTTGGGAGTCCTTGCTTTATGGGTTGCAATTAAACTCATTGAAATGGATTCCTTTTCTTAGGGAAGTTCAAGGAATGAACGGGAAGGGGTTGGAAAGTCAACATTTAAGGCTCTGGTTAGGGAATTGAGTAGAAGTTGGCAGACAGTGAGGAAGAAAATGAGGAGCATGTGGTGTCTGAAAAGTCAAAGAAGACACTGGAAAAGGTGTGTGAGAGCCATGGGTGAATCCTTCTGGAAGCAGTCAGTTGACCTAGGGGTAAAAAGGATGTGGGATTTCATGACTTGGAGTTCCTGGGAAACCTCTTAAAATCAGGTTCAGAATGGTAAGGGGGAAGGCCAGGGAGATAGCAAAGCAATGCAAAATGAGGAAGTCgataaaacataattaaaaaatatgtacttcTAAATAACAATGCTGCCAATGCCCAAGTACTATGATATTGTACAGTTGTATATTTGTTTTGTAAAACTGTTTGAAAATTATGCAAGAAACCATTCAAATATATATGTTCTTCATCTTAGTTATTTACTTTTGAGAATCTATTTGTAGAAAATAACTCATAATATGTTCAAATATATTCCtcactccttcctcctctctctctccttctctcaattCATTTGGGAGAGAAactagacatttttttcttttaaacttcttCTCACAATTGGCTTTACTGATTGATCCCTGGGATACAATTGAACATATTACTGTCTTGTTTTCTGGAGTTACAACTAAAGACTTGGAGATCACATATATGTAATTGTGAATTCATGAATTTCTACAAatgaatttactttcttttgaTGATCAAATTATCACCATTATAATCAGAAGATACCTCTTCACATGACATCCCTCAGTGTCCTTCCTGTCTTCTtggttttctaaaatgtaaaatgtttcagCTCAATTCGCAGCCTTTTGCCCAGTAGTGAAATCAGGCATTTTTCTAAGGAATCTTGTTTTTTTATGTAGAAAAGCACATGTATAGTCACAACATGTGTATAACAGtctttaattattataaacactaacaaaaattaacaagaaaattgttttatcaCTTCTAAAAAACAATAGCATTTGAAGGTATTTCAGAAGGTGCATAAGAAAATGACCAACTTGAAAAATATGGTGCATATGGTATCCCTTTAAAGCCTTTCCAAATTTACATGGGGCTCATGTATTCTGATACCTCCTTATCTCTGCAATTCACAGGTGGAATGTCACCCATACCTCAACCAGTGCAAACTCCTGGAATTCTGCAAGTCGAAGGACATTGCTTTTGTTGCCTACAGTGCCCTGGGGACCCAAAGAGACCCAAAGTGGTAATGAGAATATCAGAGCTAACCTATGTCAGCAACCCTATTGGTGatgaaacagttttttaaaattaggttttaagattttttaagtgTGTgcttgagagagagtcagagacacagacaggaaggaaaaaggatgagaagcatcatctcatagttattcattcattgcttctcatatatgctttcaGTGGGGTGGGGTTGGCAGGGTAGCTCCAGCCAAAGCACTGACCTATTACTCATAATAATGACCTTGGgccaagccatcaacctttgggctcagtccagagaccatggggacatgtccatgatctcatgctcaagctgtgagcctatgctcaagctggtgacctgggggtttccagcctgggacctcaatgtcccaagattatgctccatccactgtgacaCCGCCGGTCAGGCaggttttaacattttattatggaaaacttAAAACATAAATGAAGCAAACACAATAGTGTAGCAAGTGCCCTCACTGAACTTCCAGTCATCGATGTTCTTTCATTCTTGTTTCACGCATGCGACCATCAACGTCAAATTTCaccccaaaaatatttttaaaagtgattttatgataaaatttgtACAGATTGTCATGTATAAATCTTAGCTGTACATGTTGACAAATGGATATATTGCATAAcaatagtttttctttaattgtcTGGGAAATTTGGGGACACAGGGACACATTCTCCATTTCTAGGTCTATATCTTCAAATCTccattttctgttcttgtttaCAGTGTGGACAAGGATAGCCCTGTTCTCTTGGCAGACCCAACCTTGAATGCCATTGCCAAGAAACACAATAGAAGTGCAGGTCAGGTGGCCCTGCGCTACCAAGTGCAGCGGGGAGTGGTGGTTCTGGCCAAGAGCTTCAATGAGAAGAGAATCAAAGAGAACTTCCAGGTACAGGCTGGACACCGTCTCCCCAGATTGAGGAATGGGTGCTGTACTGGGGGCCATGTCTCTCACCTTCCAGCATGTACCCATGTTCACTTATTCCCATGCATTTCTGCCTGTGCTGTGGGGGTAGTTtggaaaagtgagagagagaacactgGCCTCAGAGTCCTATGTTTTATGGCCTCTAAACTTGAATTTTCTGATTCCTGGTTCTGTGATactgagtatattttatttttgttttttcatcaatTTTAGGCATCTTAACATGcagtaaaaaacttttaaaaccctggttcctttctttcatcttctctaCATAATGaatctttatttgtatttcagtaTCAAACCCGAATAGGACTAGCGGGTTTGCTGAACCACTGGGACCCCAGCAGAGTTGTGGTTCACCATTGTACTTGCCATGGCTGTGTTAGAAAGTTTTCTTCTTGTTAAACTAAACTTGTTTCTATGTCAGTGTGCTCTCTAGACCAGGAGTTCCCAAAATTTTTACATTGgcggtcagttcactgtccctcggactgttggagggctggactaaaaaaaaatctatgaacaaatccctatgcacactgcacatatgttattttaaagtaaaaaaaaaagagagaaccaatacaatatttaaaataaagaacaagtaaattgaaatcaacaaactgaccagtatttcaatgggaactatgggcctgcttttggataATGAGttggtcaatgtgcttctctcactgaccaccaatgaaagaggtgccccttctggaagtgcggcgtgggctggataaatggcctcggagGGCCTTATGCGGCCCGtgggcggtagtttggggacccctgctctagacagtaAGATCCTTAATCCCTTGACTCTCTCTGGGTCTTTTGGCATCTTTTTTCTCGAAAACTCCTCACAGATAGGAAGCTACATATAACTTTATAATctgacaaatgaatgaatatttccCCTAAATTCTCCCTCATGTATCTTCTAGTCCCTTAGATCAATCAGTGATCTTCACTTACTTTGTTGTGAACATCATGAAAAACTATGTGAACTGTATCCCATTTTGAAATAACAGCTAACAGTTTCATCATGAGTATAATATTTGCAAGAGATAACATTTAAAGCACATTATTTATTATGTGTTTACTTAAAAATCTTGAAGTTGTAGGTTTTGTTCATTCAACTTATGGAAATATCTAATAGTCAAATCTAAATCTCGTTGTTAAACTAATCAGAAAacatccctttttattttattttattattattatttttttagttcaactCAACACATTAATATATATCTCCATGACAAGCAAGTTACTTCTGGAGTAtatttttaagatgaataaaagaTGGAGcaacagatgatagatagaaaattagatagatatagatagatagagcaCTGAATTTTCTATGAAATTGTCCCTTCGATGAAGTAATGTGCTTcctgctttaatattttttatcaaagatCTGTCGGCTTTGCCATTAA
The sequence above is drawn from the Saccopteryx bilineata isolate mSacBil1 chromosome 5, mSacBil1_pri_phased_curated, whole genome shotgun sequence genome and encodes:
- the LOC136338564 gene encoding aldo-keto reductase family 1 member C15-like, coding for MDPKRSRFVKLNNGHFMPVLGFGTGASVDVPKSTITEATKVAIDVGFRHIDSAYVYDNEEEVGKAIREKIADGTVKREDIFYTTKLWTTFFRPELVRQALERSLKKLQLDYVDLFLMHWPIAMKPGEEILPMDAGGKVIFDTVDLRDTWEALEKCKDAGLTKSIGVSNFNHKQLEMILNKPGLKYKPVCNQVECHPYLNQCKLLEFCKSKDIAFVAYSALGTQRDPKCVDKDSPVLLADPTLNAIAKKHNRSAGQVALRYQVQRGVVVLAKSFNEKRIKENFQVFDFELTPEDMKAIDGLNKNYRYFKLPIATDHPYYPFSEEY